The Kogia breviceps isolate mKogBre1 chromosome 4, mKogBre1 haplotype 1, whole genome shotgun sequence genome window below encodes:
- the ELAVL3 gene encoding ELAV-like protein 3 isoform X4 — protein sequence MVTILGAMESQVAGGPAGPALPNGPLLGTNGASDDSKTNLIVNYLPQNMTQDEFKSLFGSIGDIESCKLVRDKITGQSLGYGFVNYSDPNDADKAINTLNGLKLQTKTIKVSYARPSSASIRDANLYVSGLPKTMSQKEMEQLFSQYGRIITSRILVDQVTGVSRGVGFIRFDKRIEAEEAIKGLNGQKPLGAAEPITVKFANNPSQKTGQALLTHLYQSSARRYAGPLHHQTQRFRLDNLLNMAYGVKRFSPIAIDGMSGLAGVGLSGGAAGAGWCIFVYNLSPEADESVLWQLFGPFGAVTNVKVIRDFTTNKCKGFGFVTMTNYDEAAMAIASLNGYRLGERVLQVSFKTSKQHKA from the exons ATGGTCACT ATACTCGGGGCCATGGAGTCTCAGGTGGCGGGGGGCCCGGCTGGCCCGGCCCTGCCCAACGGGCCACTCCTTGGTACAAACGGAGCCAGTGATGACAGCAAGACCAACCTCATCGTCAACTACCTGCCCCAGAACATGACCCAGGATGAGTTCAAGAGTCTCTTCGGCAGCATTGGTGACATTGAGTCCTGCAAGTTGGTTCGGGACAAGATCACAG GGCAGAGCCTCGGCTACGGGTTTGTGAACTACTCTGACCCCAACGATGCAGACAAAGCCATCAACACCCTCAACGGCCTCAAACTGCAGACGAAGACCATCAAG gtgTCCTATGCCAGACCCAGCTCCGCCTCCATCCGGGATGCGAACCTGTACGTCAGCGGGCTCCCCAAGACCATGAGCCAGAAAGAGATGGAGCAGCTCTTCTCCCAGTACGGCCGCATCATCACTTCTCGCATCCTGGTGGACCAGGTCACAG GTGTCTCTCGGGGTGTGGGATTCATCCGCTTTGACAAGAGGATCGAGGCCGAGGAGGCTATCAAAGGACTGAACGGGCAGAAGCCGCTGGGTGCGGCCGAGCCCATCACGGTCAAGTTTGCCAACAACCCGAGTCAGAAGACCGGGCAGGCCCTGCTCACTCACCTCTACCAGTCCTCCGCCAGGCGCTACGCAGGCCCCCTGCACCATCAGACACAGCGCTTCCG GCTGGACAATTTGCTCAACATGGCCTACGGAGTCAAGAG GTTCTCACCCATCGCCATCGACGGCATGAGTGGTCTCGCGGGCGTGGGCCTGTCAGGGGGTGCGGCGGGCGCTGGCTGGTGCATCTTCGTGTACAACCTGTCTCCGGAGGCAGATGAGAGTGTGCTGTGGCAGCTGTTCGGGCCCTTCGGGGCAGTCACCAATGTCAAGGTCATCCGCGACTTTACCACCAACAAGTGCAAGGGCTTCGGCTTCGTCACCATGACCAACTATGACGAGGCGGCCATGGCCATCGCCAGCCTCAACGGCTACCGCCTGGGCGAGCGCGTGCTGCAGGTGTCCTTCAAGACCAGCAAACAGCACAAGGCCTGA
- the ZNF653 gene encoding zinc finger protein 653, with protein MAERAPEPEAEAEAEAGAGGEVAAEEGAAGRKARGRPRLTESDRARRRLESRKKYDVRRVYLGEAHGPWVDLRRRSGWSDAKLAAYLISLERGQRSSRHGKPWEQVPKKPKRKKRRRRNVNCLKNVVIWYEDHKHRCPYEPHLAELDPTFGLYTTAVWQCEAGHRYFQDLHSPLKPLSDSDPESDKVGNGLVAGSSDSSSSSSGSGSEEPPEGQQAKTTVAMAAVTPTSPAGSSGLITQEGMHIPFDVHHVESLAEQGTPLCPNPASGGPEALETVVCVPVPVQVGPGPSTLFENVPQEALGEVVASCPMPGMVPGSQVIIIAGPGYDALTAEGIHLNVAAGSGAPGGGLGDEVPCAMMEGVAAYTQTEPEGSQPSTMDPAAMTGTETKKEKEDLHVLKKEEKEEPVAPELTELAATVPESAEPEVEADAEELDGSDMSAIIYEIPKEPEKRRRSKRSRVMDADGLLEMFHCPYEGCSQVYVALSSFQNHVNLVHRKGKTKVCPHPGCGKKFYLSNHLRRHMIIHSGVREFTCETCGKSFKRKNHLEVHRRTHTGETPLQCEICGYQCRQRASLNWHMKKHTAEVQYNFTCERCGKRFEKLDSVKFHTLKSHPDHKPA; from the exons ATGGCGGAGCGGGCGCCGGAGCCCGAGGCGGAGGCGGAGGCTGAGGCGGGCGCGGGCGGGGAGGTGGCCGCCGAGGAGGGCGCGGCGGGCCGCAAGGCGCGGGGCCGCCCGCGGCTCACGGAGTCGGACCGGGCCCGGCGGCGGCTCGAGTCCCGGAAGAAGTACGACGTGCGGCGCGTGTACCTGGGCGAGGCGCACGGGCCCTGGGTGGACCTGCGGCGCCGCAGCGGCTGGAGCGACGCCAAGCTCGCCGCCTACCTCATCTCGTTGGAGCGCGGCCAACGCAGCAGCCGCCACGG GAAGCCTTGGGAGCAAGTCCCCAAAAAGCCAAAGCGGAAGAAAA GGCGGCGACGCAACGTGAACTGCCTGAAGAACGTGGTGATCTGGTACGAGGACCACAAGCACCGCTGCCCCTACGAGCCTCACCTCGCCGAGCTGGACCCCACCTTTGGCCTGTACACCACGGCTGTGTGGCAGTGCGAGGCTGGGCACCGCTACTTCCAAGACCTGCACTCGCCGCTGAAGCCGCTCAGCGACTCCGACCCCGAGAGTGACAAAG TGGGCAATGGCCTGGTGGCCGGCAGCTCTGACTCGTCCAGCTCCagctccggctccggctccgaGGAGCCCCCTGAGGGCCAGCAGGCCAAGACGACAGTGGCGATGGCGGCAGTCACCCCCACCAGCCCAGCGGGCAGCAGCGGGCTCATCACGCAGGAGGGCATGCACATCCCCTTCGATGTCCACCACGTGGAGAGCCTGGCTGAGCAGGGCACCCCACTGTGCCCCAACCCGGCCAGCGGCGGGCCCGAAGCCCTGGAGACAGTGGTGTGCGTGCCAGTGCCCGTGCAAGTGGGCCCGGGCCCTAGCACCCTCTTCGAGAACGTGCCCCAGGAGGCCCTGGGTGAGGTGGTGGCCAGCTGTCCCATGCCAGGCATGGTGCCCGGTTCGCAGGTGATCATCATTGCCGGCCCCGGCTACGATGCCCTCACGGCGGAGGGCATCCACCTCAACGTGGCAGCAGGCAGCGGTGCCCCCGGAGGGGGCCTGGGTGACGAGGTGCCCTGTGCCATGATGGAGGGTGTGGCCGCCTACACCCAGACAGAGCCAGAGGGCAGCCAGCCCAGCACCATGGACCCCGCTGCCATGACAGGCACTGAGACCAAGAAAG AGAAGGAGGACCTGCACGTGctcaagaaggaggagaaggaggagcccGTAGCCCCAGAACTGACAGAGCTGGCTGCGACGGTGCCTGAGAGTGCAGAGCCCGAGGTAGAGGCAGATGCGGAGGAGCTGGACGGCAGCGACATGTCAGCCATCATCTATGAGATCCCCAAGGAGCCCGAGAA GAGGCGGCGAAGCAAGCGATCGCGGGTGATGGACGCCGATGGCCTGCTTGAGATGTTCCACTGCCCTTACGAGGGCTGCAGCCAGGTCTACGTGGCCCTCAGCAGCTTCCAG AACCACGTCAACCTTGTGCATCGGAAAGGGAAGACCAAGGTGTGCCCTCACCCCGGCTGTGGCAAGAAGTTCTATTTATCCAACCACCTTCGGCGGCACATGATCATCCACTCAG GTGTCcgtgaattcacctgtgaaacctgCGGCAAGTCCTTTAAGAGGAAAAACCACCTGGAGGTGCACCGGCGCACGCACACAGGCGAGACGCCTCTGCA GTGCGAGATCTGTGGCTACCAGTGCCGACAGCGCGCGTCGCTCAACTGGCACATGAAGAAGCACACGGCCGAGGTGCAGTACAACTTCACGTGCGAGCGCTGCGGGAAGCGCTTCGAGAAGCTGGACAGCGTCAAGTTCCACACGCTCAAAAGCCACCCGGACCACAAGCCCGCCTGA
- the ELAVL3 gene encoding ELAV-like protein 3 isoform X3, producing the protein MVTQILGAMESQVAGGPAGPALPNGPLLGTNGASDDSKTNLIVNYLPQNMTQDEFKSLFGSIGDIESCKLVRDKITGQSLGYGFVNYSDPNDADKAINTLNGLKLQTKTIKVSYARPSSASIRDANLYVSGLPKTMSQKEMEQLFSQYGRIITSRILVDQVTGVSRGVGFIRFDKRIEAEEAIKGLNGQKPLGAAEPITVKFANNPSQKTGQALLTHLYQSSARRYAGPLHHQTQRFRLDNLLNMAYGVKRFSPIAIDGMSGLAGVGLSGGAAGAGWCIFVYNLSPEADESVLWQLFGPFGAVTNVKVIRDFTTNKCKGFGFVTMTNYDEAAMAIASLNGYRLGERVLQVSFKTSKQHKA; encoded by the exons ATGGTCACT CAGATACTCGGGGCCATGGAGTCTCAGGTGGCGGGGGGCCCGGCTGGCCCGGCCCTGCCCAACGGGCCACTCCTTGGTACAAACGGAGCCAGTGATGACAGCAAGACCAACCTCATCGTCAACTACCTGCCCCAGAACATGACCCAGGATGAGTTCAAGAGTCTCTTCGGCAGCATTGGTGACATTGAGTCCTGCAAGTTGGTTCGGGACAAGATCACAG GGCAGAGCCTCGGCTACGGGTTTGTGAACTACTCTGACCCCAACGATGCAGACAAAGCCATCAACACCCTCAACGGCCTCAAACTGCAGACGAAGACCATCAAG gtgTCCTATGCCAGACCCAGCTCCGCCTCCATCCGGGATGCGAACCTGTACGTCAGCGGGCTCCCCAAGACCATGAGCCAGAAAGAGATGGAGCAGCTCTTCTCCCAGTACGGCCGCATCATCACTTCTCGCATCCTGGTGGACCAGGTCACAG GTGTCTCTCGGGGTGTGGGATTCATCCGCTTTGACAAGAGGATCGAGGCCGAGGAGGCTATCAAAGGACTGAACGGGCAGAAGCCGCTGGGTGCGGCCGAGCCCATCACGGTCAAGTTTGCCAACAACCCGAGTCAGAAGACCGGGCAGGCCCTGCTCACTCACCTCTACCAGTCCTCCGCCAGGCGCTACGCAGGCCCCCTGCACCATCAGACACAGCGCTTCCG GCTGGACAATTTGCTCAACATGGCCTACGGAGTCAAGAG GTTCTCACCCATCGCCATCGACGGCATGAGTGGTCTCGCGGGCGTGGGCCTGTCAGGGGGTGCGGCGGGCGCTGGCTGGTGCATCTTCGTGTACAACCTGTCTCCGGAGGCAGATGAGAGTGTGCTGTGGCAGCTGTTCGGGCCCTTCGGGGCAGTCACCAATGTCAAGGTCATCCGCGACTTTACCACCAACAAGTGCAAGGGCTTCGGCTTCGTCACCATGACCAACTATGACGAGGCGGCCATGGCCATCGCCAGCCTCAACGGCTACCGCCTGGGCGAGCGCGTGCTGCAGGTGTCCTTCAAGACCAGCAAACAGCACAAGGCCTGA
- the ELAVL3 gene encoding ELAV-like protein 3 isoform X2: MVTILGAMESQVAGGPAGPALPNGPLLGTNGASDDSKTNLIVNYLPQNMTQDEFKSLFGSIGDIESCKLVRDKITGQSLGYGFVNYSDPNDADKAINTLNGLKLQTKTIKVSYARPSSASIRDANLYVSGLPKTMSQKEMEQLFSQYGRIITSRILVDQVTGVSRGVGFIRFDKRIEAEEAIKGLNGQKPLGAAEPITVKFANNPSQKTGQALLTHLYQSSARRYAGPLHHQTQRFRLDNLLNMAYGVKSPLSLIARFSPIAIDGMSGLAGVGLSGGAAGAGWCIFVYNLSPEADESVLWQLFGPFGAVTNVKVIRDFTTNKCKGFGFVTMTNYDEAAMAIASLNGYRLGERVLQVSFKTSKQHKA; encoded by the exons ATGGTCACT ATACTCGGGGCCATGGAGTCTCAGGTGGCGGGGGGCCCGGCTGGCCCGGCCCTGCCCAACGGGCCACTCCTTGGTACAAACGGAGCCAGTGATGACAGCAAGACCAACCTCATCGTCAACTACCTGCCCCAGAACATGACCCAGGATGAGTTCAAGAGTCTCTTCGGCAGCATTGGTGACATTGAGTCCTGCAAGTTGGTTCGGGACAAGATCACAG GGCAGAGCCTCGGCTACGGGTTTGTGAACTACTCTGACCCCAACGATGCAGACAAAGCCATCAACACCCTCAACGGCCTCAAACTGCAGACGAAGACCATCAAG gtgTCCTATGCCAGACCCAGCTCCGCCTCCATCCGGGATGCGAACCTGTACGTCAGCGGGCTCCCCAAGACCATGAGCCAGAAAGAGATGGAGCAGCTCTTCTCCCAGTACGGCCGCATCATCACTTCTCGCATCCTGGTGGACCAGGTCACAG GTGTCTCTCGGGGTGTGGGATTCATCCGCTTTGACAAGAGGATCGAGGCCGAGGAGGCTATCAAAGGACTGAACGGGCAGAAGCCGCTGGGTGCGGCCGAGCCCATCACGGTCAAGTTTGCCAACAACCCGAGTCAGAAGACCGGGCAGGCCCTGCTCACTCACCTCTACCAGTCCTCCGCCAGGCGCTACGCAGGCCCCCTGCACCATCAGACACAGCGCTTCCG GCTGGACAATTTGCTCAACATGGCCTACGGAGTCAAGAG TCCCCTGTCGCTCATCGCCAGGTTCTCACCCATCGCCATCGACGGCATGAGTGGTCTCGCGGGCGTGGGCCTGTCAGGGGGTGCGGCGGGCGCTGGCTGGTGCATCTTCGTGTACAACCTGTCTCCGGAGGCAGATGAGAGTGTGCTGTGGCAGCTGTTCGGGCCCTTCGGGGCAGTCACCAATGTCAAGGTCATCCGCGACTTTACCACCAACAAGTGCAAGGGCTTCGGCTTCGTCACCATGACCAACTATGACGAGGCGGCCATGGCCATCGCCAGCCTCAACGGCTACCGCCTGGGCGAGCGCGTGCTGCAGGTGTCCTTCAAGACCAGCAAACAGCACAAGGCCTGA
- the ELAVL3 gene encoding ELAV-like protein 3 isoform X1 gives MVTQILGAMESQVAGGPAGPALPNGPLLGTNGASDDSKTNLIVNYLPQNMTQDEFKSLFGSIGDIESCKLVRDKITGQSLGYGFVNYSDPNDADKAINTLNGLKLQTKTIKVSYARPSSASIRDANLYVSGLPKTMSQKEMEQLFSQYGRIITSRILVDQVTGVSRGVGFIRFDKRIEAEEAIKGLNGQKPLGAAEPITVKFANNPSQKTGQALLTHLYQSSARRYAGPLHHQTQRFRLDNLLNMAYGVKSPLSLIARFSPIAIDGMSGLAGVGLSGGAAGAGWCIFVYNLSPEADESVLWQLFGPFGAVTNVKVIRDFTTNKCKGFGFVTMTNYDEAAMAIASLNGYRLGERVLQVSFKTSKQHKA, from the exons ATGGTCACT CAGATACTCGGGGCCATGGAGTCTCAGGTGGCGGGGGGCCCGGCTGGCCCGGCCCTGCCCAACGGGCCACTCCTTGGTACAAACGGAGCCAGTGATGACAGCAAGACCAACCTCATCGTCAACTACCTGCCCCAGAACATGACCCAGGATGAGTTCAAGAGTCTCTTCGGCAGCATTGGTGACATTGAGTCCTGCAAGTTGGTTCGGGACAAGATCACAG GGCAGAGCCTCGGCTACGGGTTTGTGAACTACTCTGACCCCAACGATGCAGACAAAGCCATCAACACCCTCAACGGCCTCAAACTGCAGACGAAGACCATCAAG gtgTCCTATGCCAGACCCAGCTCCGCCTCCATCCGGGATGCGAACCTGTACGTCAGCGGGCTCCCCAAGACCATGAGCCAGAAAGAGATGGAGCAGCTCTTCTCCCAGTACGGCCGCATCATCACTTCTCGCATCCTGGTGGACCAGGTCACAG GTGTCTCTCGGGGTGTGGGATTCATCCGCTTTGACAAGAGGATCGAGGCCGAGGAGGCTATCAAAGGACTGAACGGGCAGAAGCCGCTGGGTGCGGCCGAGCCCATCACGGTCAAGTTTGCCAACAACCCGAGTCAGAAGACCGGGCAGGCCCTGCTCACTCACCTCTACCAGTCCTCCGCCAGGCGCTACGCAGGCCCCCTGCACCATCAGACACAGCGCTTCCG GCTGGACAATTTGCTCAACATGGCCTACGGAGTCAAGAG TCCCCTGTCGCTCATCGCCAGGTTCTCACCCATCGCCATCGACGGCATGAGTGGTCTCGCGGGCGTGGGCCTGTCAGGGGGTGCGGCGGGCGCTGGCTGGTGCATCTTCGTGTACAACCTGTCTCCGGAGGCAGATGAGAGTGTGCTGTGGCAGCTGTTCGGGCCCTTCGGGGCAGTCACCAATGTCAAGGTCATCCGCGACTTTACCACCAACAAGTGCAAGGGCTTCGGCTTCGTCACCATGACCAACTATGACGAGGCGGCCATGGCCATCGCCAGCCTCAACGGCTACCGCCTGGGCGAGCGCGTGCTGCAGGTGTCCTTCAAGACCAGCAAACAGCACAAGGCCTGA